A portion of the Microbulbifer agarilyticus genome contains these proteins:
- a CDS encoding MAPEG family protein, with translation MDSTNQLIQPVVALIVWSMVMWLWMYATRLPAIISMKLEMDPMAPRGEQMAKLPASVRWKADNYNHLMEQPTLFYAVVLALAVMGVSSGLALYAAWTYVALRIIHSLVQVLGNKIEVRFAVFVASNVPLLLLVFLAARAAFF, from the coding sequence ATGGATTCAACGAATCAGCTAATTCAGCCAGTCGTCGCGCTGATTGTATGGTCAATGGTGATGTGGCTGTGGATGTACGCTACCCGGTTGCCGGCGATTATCTCCATGAAGTTGGAGATGGACCCGATGGCGCCAAGAGGTGAGCAGATGGCGAAGCTCCCTGCGAGCGTGCGCTGGAAGGCGGATAATTATAACCATCTGATGGAGCAGCCTACGCTGTTCTATGCGGTTGTCCTTGCGCTCGCCGTTATGGGCGTGTCTAGTGGGCTTGCCTTGTATGCGGCCTGGACCTATGTGGCTTTGCGTATTATCCACAGTCTTGTGCAGGTACTGGGAAATAAGATTGAGGTGCGTTTTGCGGTCTTCGTCGCATCTAATGTCCCACTATTGTTGTTGGTATTTTTGGCAGCCCGAGCGGCGTTCTTCTAA
- a CDS encoding cytochrome-c peroxidase, protein MKTALFIVLYFLTACGGGSSSSDAVSAVPDSDLDNGSPSGGDSNPPIYALNISTTFFKGPVKGADCVLFSVNDGEKADPVTSSLTGDLGVAHFGEAIDYDGIALIECSGGVYFDEATDRESTDPTPPMRSVVSIEPESGSSFHFVVTPLTEIATQLAQATGSLDTAVGESGFNAKVAAAFGLQADVDVTTLVPRDLLLEPSEIDDSAEYAFVLAVISASNENDREIGLDELLELLAAGLAAELEDGNTLFSASIREELGAATLTYTDLSAWLSFTQRDIIEDLLLNLVQRAELIVPETNVDTTDSIDQPFSQTNAELVDFVISKNLQPVAPAPNVSDTMYMLGQALAFDKILSGNRDISCLSCHHPLLGSGDARSLPLGTGGSNLGRDRVGGKVVARHAMPLFNLDLFENMFWDGRIQMDENGALRTPADQSGDIDQRMLDVFFARPEVDGFQGYGLVAAQAMFPVANRAEMRGEVTADNELAAFEDGDFAGIWNALMGRLGAIPEYVTLFEAAYPDVGFDEMTFAHAANAIAAFEIRGFDKRDNPWQRFIRDISADGVLNDPDVLTEAQIRGAHFFYDTGCDVCHAGSVMSDFDFHNLPLAQFGPGKGDGANGEFGLGTDGRLDFGRERVTGQLAHRYQFRTQPLFNVELTAPYGHLGQFSDLSSHVQIYATPRQFWIANYMGYNTATAAFDQTPDYVSQVSASEQALFTQFNPEGLIRTDEYRQIIIGLLDDHDTLSQEEGKVFGAGNLTSEIEILVAFLRAQTDPAAEPENLRSLIPESVPSGLPVESGLIE, encoded by the coding sequence GTGAAAACGGCGTTATTCATTGTTCTCTATTTTTTAACAGCGTGTGGAGGGGGAAGCAGCAGTTCTGACGCTGTCTCTGCGGTGCCAGATAGCGACCTGGACAACGGTAGTCCTAGTGGCGGGGATAGCAATCCGCCGATCTATGCACTAAATATATCGACCACTTTCTTCAAGGGCCCCGTCAAAGGGGCAGACTGTGTGTTATTTAGTGTGAATGACGGCGAAAAGGCCGATCCGGTAACGAGCTCCTTAACAGGAGATCTCGGAGTTGCGCATTTCGGTGAGGCAATTGATTACGATGGTATCGCATTGATCGAATGCTCTGGTGGTGTCTATTTTGACGAGGCAACGGACAGGGAATCTACCGATCCAACACCGCCGATGCGCTCGGTCGTCAGCATAGAGCCCGAGAGTGGCAGCAGCTTCCATTTTGTCGTGACACCACTCACTGAGATTGCGACGCAACTGGCACAAGCAACGGGTAGTCTGGATACTGCAGTCGGAGAGTCCGGATTCAATGCGAAGGTTGCTGCCGCGTTTGGGCTTCAAGCTGATGTCGATGTAACGACGCTGGTGCCAAGAGACTTATTACTGGAGCCTTCAGAGATCGATGACAGTGCTGAGTATGCCTTTGTATTGGCTGTTATATCGGCGAGTAATGAGAATGATCGAGAGATAGGGCTCGACGAGCTGCTAGAGCTGCTGGCAGCGGGCCTGGCGGCCGAATTGGAAGACGGCAATACTTTGTTTTCCGCGTCTATCCGTGAGGAGCTGGGGGCGGCGACACTAACCTATACAGATCTGAGCGCGTGGCTGAGCTTTACGCAGCGGGACATTATCGAGGATTTGCTACTGAACCTAGTACAGCGGGCAGAGCTCATTGTGCCGGAGACGAACGTCGATACGACGGATTCAATCGATCAGCCGTTCTCCCAGACAAACGCTGAACTTGTTGATTTTGTAATTAGTAAAAATTTACAGCCGGTCGCGCCGGCCCCAAATGTCAGCGATACGATGTACATGCTTGGCCAAGCTCTTGCTTTTGACAAAATTCTCAGTGGCAATAGAGACATTTCTTGCCTGAGCTGCCATCACCCGCTTCTCGGAAGCGGAGATGCTCGCTCGCTCCCTTTGGGTACTGGCGGTTCCAATCTTGGTCGGGACCGTGTGGGTGGCAAGGTGGTGGCCAGACATGCGATGCCACTATTTAATCTAGATCTGTTTGAGAATATGTTCTGGGATGGACGTATACAGATGGACGAGAACGGAGCGCTGCGTACTCCAGCGGACCAGAGTGGTGACATTGATCAGAGAATGCTTGATGTATTCTTTGCCAGGCCGGAGGTCGATGGTTTCCAGGGGTATGGGCTCGTGGCGGCGCAAGCAATGTTCCCAGTCGCCAACCGGGCGGAGATGCGGGGAGAAGTCACTGCGGATAATGAGCTTGCAGCGTTCGAGGACGGTGATTTTGCGGGTATCTGGAACGCGCTGATGGGTCGGCTTGGGGCGATTCCGGAGTATGTCACTCTATTCGAAGCCGCTTACCCCGATGTCGGGTTTGATGAGATGACGTTTGCGCATGCTGCCAATGCCATTGCTGCTTTTGAAATTCGGGGGTTTGATAAGCGTGACAACCCTTGGCAGAGATTTATCCGTGATATCTCTGCAGATGGTGTATTGAATGACCCTGATGTTCTGACCGAAGCGCAAATCCGGGGCGCGCACTTCTTTTACGATACTGGCTGTGATGTATGTCATGCCGGCTCTGTTATGTCAGATTTTGATTTTCACAATCTCCCGCTGGCTCAGTTTGGCCCTGGTAAAGGGGATGGTGCGAACGGCGAGTTCGGTCTCGGAACAGACGGTAGGCTGGACTTTGGGCGTGAGCGAGTCACCGGACAGTTGGCCCACCGCTACCAATTTAGAACCCAGCCTTTATTTAATGTGGAGTTAACGGCTCCCTATGGGCATTTGGGGCAGTTTTCCGATCTGAGCAGTCACGTACAAATTTATGCTACCCCTCGCCAATTCTGGATTGCTAACTACATGGGTTACAACACGGCTACAGCGGCATTTGATCAAACTCCTGACTATGTGAGTCAAGTCAGCGCTTCAGAGCAGGCTTTGTTTACACAGTTCAACCCTGAAGGTTTAATCAGAACCGATGAGTATCGGCAAATCATCATTGGCCTTTTGGATGACCATGACACGTTGTCGCAGGAGGAGGGTAAGGTTTTTGGGGCTGGCAATCTCACCTCTGAAATCGAGATACTGGTAGCTTTTCTAAGGGCGCAGACGGATCCTGCTGCGGAGCCCGAGAACTTAAGATCGTTGATTCCGGAAAGTGTACCCAGTGGCCTGCCGGTGGAAAGTGGATTGATAGAATGA
- a CDS encoding DUF4870 domain-containing protein, which produces MDEFKPWGLEKNTYLMLMHLSQLVGFCVPGAGLILPIIMWAVNKDNSPEIDRHGKVILNWMISALIYSVILIFLMIIVIGVFGFLILLLLDIIFVVVGAINASEGKLWKYPLSIQFFKVEEA; this is translated from the coding sequence ATGGATGAGTTTAAGCCCTGGGGGCTTGAAAAAAACACGTATTTAATGCTCATGCACCTGAGCCAGTTAGTGGGTTTTTGTGTTCCGGGTGCTGGCTTGATATTGCCCATTATTATGTGGGCTGTGAATAAGGATAATTCACCTGAGATCGATCGACATGGGAAAGTTATCCTTAACTGGATGATTAGCGCTCTTATTTATTCGGTCATTTTAATTTTCTTGATGATTATTGTTATCGGGGTTTTTGGATTCCTGATATTACTGCTCCTGGATATCATTTTTGTTGTGGTCGGAGCAATAAACGCGAGCGAGGGGAAACTCTGGAAATACCCACTCAGTATTCAGTTCTTCAAAGTGGAAGAAGCATAA